CGGACAACCCGGAAGCACCCTTAACCAATATAAAGAGCTTCAAGGAATTCAACCTTCTATGATTCATGATGTGAATGTGCATTGGAAAAGTGAGCAACATGTCATCATTAACATTATGAAAACGAATCACCAACACAAAAACAAGGTATACAAACAATTTAAATATAACCTTAGCGAAATGTAGGCTTCGAGTCTATGGTTTTACGTGTCTTAATCGTGAGTCTCATGTGTGGTCTTACAATAGGAATAGTTGCTATCATTAGATTTTTTATGGTGGTTTTCAAGTTTACACAATTTGATGGCAGCTACCTATGTGAAACGTGTAGATCCTATCAAAGTAGACAGCTCTAAACTTATTTAAAGCTTTTTTAAAAGAGCAATGTTATATATTCAATAACCCTATTATTTTTTATTCTTTTACATTTCAAAAAGAAGATACTTATATGAAAAAATCAACACCTTGTCCAGGGTGTCAAAAACCTATTACAATTGAGCATTTCGAAGATTTTTCAAGTCCTTTTACAATGAAATGCCCGCATTGTCGAGAAAAACTGAAGGAAACCCAGATGACCCCGTGGTTATTGTTATTAGCTGTTATTATCATTCCTTTATTGGTTTACCAAGGAATCACGGTTAAAAGTTTCTTGTCCGGCCATTTTCCTATTGTTGAAAAGGTACCAACTATGATTGTATTTATGGCTTTTTGTTACCCTTTGTATGCCTTATATGAAGCTTACAATGCCGTTATTATCTTTAATAAAGGAAATTTACAACTAAAAAAATCTAATTAATCTTTTATCTCTTTTCTATGAACAAGTCTTTAGTAATATCAATACTAGAGACATATATTTTACTATTAGTGGGTAAATTTAAAATATTTTATATTTTTTACCTTCCTCTTTAATCATGTTATCATCATCTGAGGAGCTATTTAGATAGATAAAGTGTTAATTTACAAGAAGGGGAGAAATATAAAGTGGATCAAGTAACAAAACCAGCAGGATTTTGGATACGCCTATTAGGAAATCTGTTAGATGGCATTATTGTAAGTATTCCTTTGGGGCTTATTGGTTTTCTTATCACAGGAGACTTTGATCGTGAAGATCCCATTACATCACTCATAGGTTTCATCTATGCGGTTGCTGTACCTATTTTATGGTATGGATACACTATAGGGAAACGAATTGTTGGAGTTAGAATTGTCAAAGTCAATGGAAAGAAACTTGGGGTTGGAGCAATGCTATTAAGAGTTCTTGTAGCCGGCATTGTTTATGGTATTACATTAGGTATTGCATTAATTGTAAGTGTGTTCATGGTGGTTTTCCGTAAGGATAAAAGAAGTCTTCATGACATGATGGCAGGCACGTATGTTACATATGCAAAACCAGGTGAAATAGAGGATAAACAAGCATTTATAGATTAATACCCAATCTACAATAGAATAAATTGTAACTTATTACCTTTTGTTGTTCCAGATACAGGTAGCAAATTGGGATGGTTGCCATATTCAATAGGAAAGATACTTTTGATAGAAATAATATGGAAAGTTAAACTTTCATTTCATTTGCAATACCGTATACCCTCTGTTTCTAATCTAATATTCGGGACTATTTAAAAATCCTACACCTCAGTGTGTAGGATTTTTTCTGTGTGTCACCTGCCCTGTATAGGTAGTTCTACGCTATATATAAGAAAATTTTTAAAAAGGTGAAGAGGATAACTGTAAATTATTGAACATACTTATTACTTTCTTCTTTGGTTATCCATACAAGTAGTTCTTTTTCCTTGGCATTTAAATGTCGATCTAACCGTTTTTCAAAATCAGAGACTAATTCTGCGAAACGAGGACTATTTTCCATTTACATACCTCCTGTGTCATTTTTATTATAAAATATATAAAGATATATTTTATATGAATCTTTATGCTTGTTTTTCGTTACCTAAACTCTTTCCACTCTCCAAAATTTTTTAATCATATTTACAACAAAGACCGCCCATTATGCATCAGTTTATAAGGCGGTCTTAACTGTATTCATGCTATATATTTATGACCAAAATATCGACATTATTCTAAAAAGACGTCAGCTAAAAAAGGCTATTGCTAAAATAGCTGCGACACAAGCTAAATAGACACTCCCACTCCAATCCCTCTTTTCTTTTTCATTCACTGCATAGCTATTATAAGAACCTTCAATCGGTTCTATTTTAAGTTTTCGTTGTAAGGCTACTTCTTTACCTGAAATCAAGTCTAATTCCTCCATTGTTGGATAGTCGTAAGGTAGGAACCGTCCTTGTTCGTCTCTCAATCTGTTGCTGACGTCTCGTGATACGTGATACGTGCTGCCTTTTCTCTGGCAGAAGACTGTTGATTGGGTTGAATAGCTGTTCCTGACATGGATTGGCCATCTGTTGATGTTCCAAGTAACGTAAAAGCGCTTGTAGACGTTCCTTTTCGCTCAAGGTTATCATGTTTGCCTGCTCCTTTCTCTTCGATGTTGGGCTCTTGTTCCATCCATAACGGGTGAGAAGAAGGCTGCCATGGAGAGGAGGGGAGAGGGGCGTCACTCATTTTATACTCATTCATTAATGCTAAGAAAATAGGGTTATGCGCTGCTGTAAAAAGCGCACACCTCATAATTTGGCTTCGGTCTAATTCGGTAGCGTGAAATAGACTATCTACATATGTACGATAAATAGAATGATACCGCACGGTTGGTCGATAGGTTTCTATGTGATTTTTCGGCTTCTTATTTTACTTCATACGCGTTTTTCTCTTTCAGGATGACCTCTAACATCTGCTTACCTTCTAACGTTAAATAGACGTCTTTTCGATTCAATAACGAGATTGCTAATTCTTTTGTCATACTACTCTCTCCAGTCCTGATGATTTAAG
This DNA window, taken from Priestia megaterium NBRC 15308 = ATCC 14581, encodes the following:
- a CDS encoding RDD family protein; protein product: MDQVTKPAGFWIRLLGNLLDGIIVSIPLGLIGFLITGDFDREDPITSLIGFIYAVAVPILWYGYTIGKRIVGVRIVKVNGKKLGVGAMLLRVLVAGIVYGITLGIALIVSVFMVVFRKDKRSLHDMMAGTYVTYAKPGEIEDKQAFID